The following are from one region of the Escherichia sp. E4742 genome:
- the lolC gene encoding lipoprotein-releasing ABC transporter permease subunit LolC, producing MYQPVALFIGLRYMRGRAADRFGRFVSWLSTIGITLGVMALVTVLSVMNGFERELQNNILGLMPQAILSSEHSSLNPQQLPETAVKLDGVNRVAPITTGDVVLQSARSVAVGVMLGIDPAQKDPLTPYLVNVKQTDLEPGKYNVILGEQLASQLGVNRGDQIRVMVPSASQFTPMGRIPSQRLFNVIGTFAANSEVDGYEMLVNIEDASRLMRYPAGNITGWRLWLDEPLKVDSLSQQKLPEGSKWQDWRDRKGELFQAVRMEKNMMGLLLSLIVAVAAFNIITSLGLMVMEKQGEVAILQTQGLTPRQIMMVFMVQGASAGIIGAILGAALGALLASQLNNLMPIIGVLLDGAALPVAIEPLQVIVIALVAMAIALLSTLYPSWRAAATQPAEALRYE from the coding sequence ATGTACCAACCTGTCGCTCTATTTATTGGCCTGCGTTACATGCGTGGGCGTGCAGCGGATCGCTTCGGTCGTTTCGTCTCCTGGCTTTCTACCATCGGCATTACCCTCGGGGTGATGGCGCTGGTCACAGTATTGTCAGTGATGAACGGCTTTGAGCGCGAGCTGCAAAACAACATCCTTGGCCTGATGCCACAGGCAATTCTCTCTTCTGAGCATAGCTCTCTTAACCCGCAGCAACTCCCGGAAACGGCAGTCAAACTGGACGGCGTTAATCGCGTCGCACCTATCACTACCGGTGATGTGGTACTGCAAAGCGCGCGCAGCGTGGCGGTCGGGGTGATGCTGGGTATCGACCCGGCGCAAAAAGATCCACTAACGCCGTATCTGGTCAATGTGAAACAAACTGACCTCGAGCCGGGGAAATATAATGTCATCCTCGGTGAACAGCTGGCCTCACAGTTGGGCGTCAATCGCGGTGATCAAATCCGCGTGATGGTGCCATCTGCCAGCCAGTTCACGCCGATGGGGCGTATTCCAAGCCAGCGCCTGTTCAATGTGATTGGCACTTTCGCCGCCAACAGTGAAGTCGATGGCTATGAAATGCTGGTGAATATTGAGGATGCCTCGCGTCTGATGCGTTATCCGGCAGGCAATATTACCGGCTGGCGTTTGTGGCTGGATGAGCCGCTGAAAGTCGACTCATTAAGTCAGCAAAAACTGCCTGAAGGCAGCAAATGGCAGGACTGGCGTGACCGTAAAGGCGAGCTGTTCCAGGCCGTACGCATGGAAAAAAATATGATGGGCTTGCTGCTGAGCCTGATTGTCGCCGTTGCGGCGTTTAACATTATTACCTCTCTAGGGCTGATGGTGATGGAGAAGCAGGGCGAAGTAGCGATCCTGCAAACGCAAGGCTTAACTCCGCGACAAATCATGATGGTCTTTATGGTGCAAGGGGCCAGCGCCGGGATTATCGGTGCAATCCTCGGAGCGGCGCTTGGCGCACTGCTTGCCAGCCAGTTGAATAATCTGATGCCGATAATCGGCGTCCTGCTTGATGGCGCGGCGCTGCCGGTGGCTATCGAACCTTTACAGGTCATTGTTATTGCGCTGGTGGCGATGGCTATCGCGCTGTTGTCTACGCTTTACCCTTCCTGGCGCGCTGCCGCCACTCAACCCGCTGAGGCTTTACGTTATGAATAA
- the lolD gene encoding lipoprotein-releasing ABC transporter ATP-binding protein LolD produces MNKILLQCDNLCKRYQEGSVQTDVLHNVSFSVGEGEMMAIVGSSGSGKSTLLHLLGGLDTPTSGDVIFNGQPMSKLSSAAKAELRNQKLGFIYQFHHLLPDFTALENVAMPLLIGKKKPAEINSRALEMLKAVGLEHRANHRPSELSGGERQRVAIARALVNNPRLVLADEPTGNLDARNADSIFQLLGELNRLQGTAFLVVTHDLQLAKRMSRQLEMRDGRLTAELSLMGAE; encoded by the coding sequence ATGAATAAAATCCTGTTGCAATGCGACAACCTGTGCAAACGCTATCAGGAAGGCAGTGTGCAAACCGATGTGCTGCACAATGTCAGTTTCAGCGTGGGCGAAGGTGAAATGATGGCAATCGTCGGTAGCTCTGGTTCCGGTAAAAGCACCTTGCTGCACCTGTTAGGCGGGCTGGATACGCCAACCTCCGGCGATGTGATTTTTAACGGTCAGCCGATGAGCAAACTGTCTTCGGCGGCGAAAGCAGAACTGCGCAACCAGAAGCTGGGCTTTATTTATCAGTTTCACCACCTGCTGCCGGATTTTACTGCCCTGGAAAACGTGGCTATGCCGCTGCTGATTGGCAAGAAAAAGCCCGCTGAAATCAACAGTCGAGCGTTGGAAATGTTAAAAGCGGTGGGGCTGGAGCATCGTGCGAATCACCGCCCATCTGAACTTTCTGGCGGCGAACGCCAGCGTGTGGCGATTGCCCGTGCGCTGGTCAATAACCCGCGCCTGGTACTGGCGGATGAACCTACCGGTAACCTTGACGCGCGTAACGCAGACAGCATCTTCCAGTTGCTTGGGGAGTTGAATCGCTTGCAGGGCACCGCCTTCCTGGTGGTCACTCACGACCTGCAACTGGCGAAACGTATGAGCCGCCAACTGGAGATGCGTGATGGACGTCTGACGGCGGAACTGAGCCTGATGGGGGCGGAGTAA
- the lolE gene encoding lipoprotein-releasing ABC transporter permease subunit LolE: MAMPLSLLIGLRFSRGRRRGGMVSLISVISTIGIALGVAVLIVGLSSMNGFERELNNRILAVVPHGEIEAVNQPWTNWQEALDKVQKVPGIAAAAPYINFTGLVESGANLRALQVKGVDPQQEQRLSALPSFVQGDAWNNFKAGEQQIIIGKGVADALKVKQGDWVSIMIPNSNPEHKLMQPKRVRLHVAGILQLSGQLDHSFAMIPLADAQQYLDMGSSVSGIALKMTDVFNANKLVRDAGEVTNSYVYIKSWIGTYGYMYRDIQMIRAIMYLAMVLVIGVACFNIVSTLVMAVKDKSGDIAVLRTLGAKDGLIRAIFVWYGLLAGLFGSLCGVIIGVVVSLQLTPIIEWIEDLIGHQFLSSDIYFIDFLPSELHWLDVFYVLVTALLLSLLASWYPARRASNIDPARVLSGQ; the protein is encoded by the coding sequence ATGGCGATGCCTTTATCGTTATTAATTGGCCTGCGTTTTAGTCGCGGACGGCGGCGTGGCGGCATGGTGTCGCTGATCTCCGTCATTTCTACCATTGGCATTGCCCTCGGCGTGGCGGTATTGATCGTCGGCTTAAGCTCGATGAACGGCTTTGAACGCGAACTGAACAACCGTATTCTGGCGGTGGTGCCGCATGGTGAAATCGAAGCGGTAAATCAGCCGTGGACTAACTGGCAGGAAGCACTGGATAAAGTGCAGAAAGTGCCGGGTATTGCCGCCGCTGCGCCGTATATCAATTTCACCGGGCTGGTGGAGAGCGGCGCGAATCTGCGCGCTCTGCAGGTTAAAGGCGTTGATCCGCAACAGGAACAGCGTCTGAGCGCGCTGCCATCATTTGTCCAGGGCGATGCCTGGAACAATTTCAAAGCGGGCGAACAGCAGATTATCATCGGCAAAGGGGTGGCGGATGCGCTGAAAGTGAAGCAGGGTGATTGGGTGTCGATCATGATCCCAAACTCGAATCCCGAGCATAAGCTGATGCAGCCGAAACGTGTGCGTTTGCACGTTGCGGGTATTTTGCAGTTGAGTGGCCAACTCGATCACAGTTTTGCCATGATCCCGCTGGCGGATGCCCAACAATATCTTGATATGGGTTCCAGTGTGTCAGGCATTGCCCTTAAAATGACGGATGTTTTTAACGCTAACAAACTGGTACGTGACGCAGGCGAAGTCACCAACAGCTACGTTTATATCAAGAGTTGGATCGGTACTTACGGCTATATGTATCGCGATATCCAGATGATCCGCGCCATTATGTATCTGGCGATGGTACTGGTGATTGGCGTGGCCTGTTTCAACATCGTCTCCACCTTAGTGATGGCGGTGAAAGACAAGAGTGGCGATATCGCAGTGTTAAGAACGCTGGGGGCGAAAGATGGTTTAATTCGCGCCATTTTTGTCTGGTATGGATTACTGGCAGGGCTGTTCGGCAGCCTGTGTGGTGTGATTATCGGCGTGGTGGTTTCACTGCAACTCACCCCGATTATCGAGTGGATTGAAGATCTGATCGGTCATCAGTTCCTCTCCAGCGACATTTATTTTATTGACTTCTTGCCATCGGAATTGCACTGGCTGGACGTCTTCTACGTACTGGTCACAGCATTGTTGCTGAGTCTTTTGGCAAGTTGGTATCCGGCGCGGCGCGCCAGTAATATTGACCCTGCGCGAGTCCTTAGCGGCCAGTAA
- the nagK gene encoding N-acetylglucosamine kinase, with amino-acid sequence MYYGFDIGGTKIALGVFDSGRQLQWEKRVPTPRDSYDAFLDAVCELVAEADQRFGCKGSVGIGIPGMPETEDGTLYAANVPAASGKPLRTDLSARLERDVRLNNDANCFALSEAWDDEFTQYPLVMGLILGTGVGGGLVFNGKPVTGKSYITGEFGHMRLPVDALTMMGLDFPLRRCGCGQHGCIENYLSGRGFAWLYQHYYHQPLQAPEIIALYEQGDEQARAHVERYLDLLAVCLGNILTIVDPDLLVIGGGLSNFPAITTQLADRLPRHLLPVARVPRIERARHGDAGGMRGAAFLHLTD; translated from the coding sequence ATGTATTACGGGTTTGATATTGGTGGAACGAAAATTGCGCTAGGCGTGTTTGATAGCGGTCGGCAGTTGCAGTGGGAAAAGCGGGTGCCGACACCGCGTGACAGCTATGACGCATTTTTAGATGCAGTGTGCGAGCTGGTGGCCGAAGCCGATCAACGTTTTGGCTGTAAAGGTTCTGTCGGCATCGGTATTCCGGGAATGCCGGAAACAGAAGATGGCACGCTGTATGCCGCCAATGTCCCCGCCGCCAGCGGTAAACCGCTGCGTACCGACCTGAGCGCACGTCTTGAGCGCGATGTGCGACTGAATAATGACGCTAACTGTTTTGCCCTTTCTGAAGCCTGGGATGATGAATTTACCCAATATCCGCTGGTGATGGGGTTAATTCTCGGTACTGGCGTTGGCGGTGGACTGGTATTCAACGGTAAACCGGTAACGGGTAAAAGCTATATTACTGGTGAATTTGGGCATATGCGCCTTCCCGTCGATGCATTAACCATGATGGGGCTGGATTTCCCGTTACGTCGCTGCGGCTGTGGTCAGCACGGTTGCATTGAAAATTATCTGTCTGGTCGCGGCTTTGCGTGGCTGTATCAACACTATTACCATCAACCGTTGCAGGCTCCCGAAATTATTGCGCTTTATGAGCAAGGTGATGAGCAGGCAAGGGCGCACGTTGAGCGTTATCTGGATTTATTAGCGGTTTGTCTGGGAAATATCCTGACCATTGTTGACCCTGATTTGCTGGTCATTGGCGGTGGCTTATCGAATTTCCCGGCAATCACAACGCAACTGGCGGACAGGCTGCCTCGTCATCTCTTACCTGTAGCTCGTGTTCCGCGCATTGAACGTGCGCGTCATGGGGATGCAGGAGGAATGCGTGGTGCGGCCTTCCTACATCTAACCGATTAA
- the cobB gene encoding Sir2 family NAD+-dependent deacetylase, whose protein sequence is MLSRRGHRLSRFRKNKRRLHERLRQRIFFRDKVVSEAMEKPRVLVLTGAGISAESGIRTFRAADGLWEEHRVEDVATPEGFDRDPELVQAFYNARRRQLQQPEIQPNAAHLALAKLQDALGDRFLLVTQNIDNLHERAGNTNVIHMHGELLKVRCSQSGQVLDWTGDVTPEDKCHCCQFPAPLRPHVVWFGEMPLGMDEIYMALSMADIFIAIGTSGHVYPAAGFVHEAKLHGAHTVELNLEPSQVGNEFAEKYYGPASQVVPEFVEKLLKGL, encoded by the coding sequence ATGTTGTCGCGTCGGGGTCATCGGTTAAGTCGTTTTCGTAAAAATAAACGCCGCCTGCACGAGCGTTTGCGTCAGCGTATTTTTTTCAGAGATAAAGTGGTGTCGGAAGCAATGGAAAAACCAAGAGTACTCGTACTGACAGGGGCTGGTATTTCTGCGGAATCAGGTATTCGTACCTTTCGCGCCGCAGATGGCCTGTGGGAAGAACATCGGGTTGAAGATGTGGCTACACCGGAAGGTTTTGATCGCGATCCTGAACTGGTGCAAGCGTTTTATAACGCCCGTCGCCGTCAACTACAGCAGCCAGAAATTCAGCCGAACGCTGCGCATCTTGCTCTGGCTAAACTGCAAGATGCCCTCGGCGATCGCTTTTTGCTGGTGACGCAGAATATCGATAATCTGCATGAACGCGCAGGTAATACCAATGTGATTCATATGCATGGGGAATTGCTGAAAGTACGTTGTTCGCAAAGTGGTCAGGTTCTCGACTGGACCGGAGACGTCACGCCAGAAGACAAATGTCATTGCTGCCAGTTCCCGGCTCCGCTGCGCCCACACGTAGTATGGTTTGGCGAAATGCCACTCGGCATGGATGAAATTTATATGGCGTTGTCGATGGCCGACATTTTCATTGCTATTGGCACATCCGGGCATGTTTATCCTGCGGCTGGGTTTGTTCACGAAGCGAAGCTGCATGGCGCGCATACGGTTGAACTCAATCTCGAACCGAGTCAGGTCGGTAATGAATTTGCCGAGAAATATTACGGCCCGGCAAGCCAGGTGGTACCAGAGTTTGTTGAGAAGTTGCTGAAGGGATTATAA
- the potD gene encoding spermidine/putrescine ABC transporter substrate-binding protein PotD has translation MKKWSRHLLAAGALALGMSAAHADDNNTLYFYNWTEYVPPGLLEQFTKETGIKVIYSTYESNETMYAKLKTYKDGAYDLVVPSTYYVDKMRKEGMIQKIDKSKLTNFGNLDPEMLNKPFDPNNDYSIPYIWGATAIGVNGDAVDPKSVTSWADLWKPEYKGSLLLTDDAREVFQMALRKLGYSGNTTDPKEIEAAYNELKKLMPNVAAFNSDNPANPYMEGEVNLGMIWNGSAFVARQAGTPIDVVWPKEGGIFWMDSLAIPANAKNKEGALKLINFLLRPDVAKQVAETIGYPTPNLAARKLLSPEIANDKTLYPDAETIKNGEWQSDVGPASSIYEEYYQKLKAGR, from the coding sequence ATGAAAAAATGGTCACGCCACCTGCTCGCGGCGGGTGCTCTGGCACTGGGCATGAGCGCCGCTCACGCTGATGACAACAACACACTGTATTTCTACAACTGGACCGAGTACGTGCCGCCTGGACTGCTTGAACAGTTCACCAAAGAAACCGGTATTAAGGTTATCTATTCGACTTACGAGTCGAACGAAACCATGTACGCCAAGCTGAAAACGTACAAAGACGGTGCCTATGACCTGGTGGTTCCTTCAACCTATTACGTTGATAAAATGCGTAAAGAAGGGATGATCCAGAAGATAGACAAGTCGAAGTTAACAAACTTTGGCAACCTCGATCCAGAAATGCTCAACAAGCCGTTTGATCCGAATAACGACTACTCCATTCCGTATATCTGGGGTGCGACGGCGATTGGCGTTAACGGTGATGCGGTGGATCCGAAATCTGTCACTAGCTGGGCCGATCTGTGGAAGCCAGAGTACAAAGGCAGCCTGCTACTGACCGACGATGCCCGTGAAGTGTTCCAGATGGCGCTGCGTAAGCTGGGTTACTCCGGTAACACCACCGATCCGAAAGAGATTGAAGCAGCATATAACGAGCTGAAAAAACTGATGCCAAACGTCGCGGCGTTTAACTCCGATAACCCGGCAAACCCGTACATGGAAGGCGAAGTTAACCTCGGCATGATCTGGAACGGTTCTGCTTTCGTTGCTCGCCAGGCGGGTACGCCAATTGACGTGGTATGGCCAAAAGAAGGCGGCATTTTCTGGATGGACAGTCTGGCGATTCCGGCAAATGCCAAAAACAAAGAAGGCGCGCTGAAACTGATCAACTTCCTGCTGCGCCCGGATGTGGCAAAACAGGTTGCCGAAACTATCGGTTATCCAACACCAAACCTCGCCGCGCGCAAACTGTTAAGCCCGGAAATAGCGAACGACAAGACGCTCTACCCGGATGCTGAAACCATTAAAAATGGCGAATGGCAGAGTGACGTTGGCCCAGCCAGCAGCATTTATGAAGAGTATTATCAGAAGCTGAAAGCAGGACGTTAA
- the potC gene encoding spermidine/putrescine ABC transporter permease PotC produces the protein MIGRLLRGGFMTAIYAYLYIPIIILIVNSFNSSRFGINWQGFTTKWYSLLMNNDSLLQAAQHSLTMAVFSATFATLIGSLTAVALYRYRFRGKPFVSGMLFVVMMSPDIVMAISLLVLFMLLGIQLGFWSLLFSHITFCLPFVVVTVYSRLKGFDVRMLEAAKDLGASEFTILRKIILPLAMPAVAAGWVLSFTLSMDDVVVSSFVTGPSYEILPLKIYSMVKVGVSPEVNALATILLVLSLVMVIASQLIARDKTKGNTGDVK, from the coding sequence ATGATCGGTCGACTGCTTCGCGGCGGTTTTATGACCGCTATCTACGCGTACCTGTATATCCCAATCATTATTTTGATTGTGAACTCCTTCAATAGCTCGCGCTTTGGCATCAACTGGCAGGGTTTTACCACCAAATGGTATAGCCTGCTGATGAACAACGACAGTCTGTTACAGGCAGCGCAGCATTCACTGACGATGGCGGTGTTTTCGGCGACGTTTGCCACGCTTATCGGTTCTCTGACGGCAGTTGCGCTGTACCGTTATCGCTTTCGTGGTAAGCCGTTCGTTAGCGGAATGCTGTTTGTGGTGATGATGTCGCCAGATATCGTGATGGCGATTTCTCTGCTGGTGCTGTTTATGCTGCTGGGTATTCAGCTTGGCTTCTGGTCGCTATTGTTCTCGCATATCACCTTCTGCCTGCCGTTTGTGGTGGTAACGGTGTATTCGCGCCTGAAAGGTTTTGATGTGCGAATGCTGGAAGCGGCGAAAGATCTCGGCGCCAGCGAATTTACCATTCTACGGAAAATCATTCTGCCACTGGCAATGCCAGCGGTGGCGGCGGGCTGGGTGCTAAGCTTTACCCTGTCGATGGACGATGTGGTAGTTTCGTCGTTTGTCACCGGACCAAGCTATGAAATTCTGCCGTTAAAAATTTATTCGATGGTCAAAGTCGGCGTATCGCCGGAAGTTAACGCGCTGGCAACCATATTACTGGTGCTGTCGCTGGTGATGGTTATTGCCAGCCAGCTTATTGCTCGTGATAAAACGAAAGGTAACACAGGGGACGTTAAATGA
- a CDS encoding DUF2335 domain-containing protein — protein sequence MPDQKESENAELTSEEQKDNELVSRVIENPEVLNRVLDSPQGRAIVCQHFQGPVPPPSMLKEYEQLIPGLANRLVELTEKEQAHRHKTVADSIKITKNGQKMAFCIALIIILAAVFFGARGQTGLAVTLVSVDLLALVSVFIAGKHYSNQASDQD from the coding sequence ATGCCAGACCAAAAAGAAAGTGAGAATGCTGAACTCACCAGTGAAGAACAAAAAGATAACGAACTGGTTTCTCGAGTAATCGAAAATCCAGAGGTTTTAAATCGGGTTTTGGATAGCCCGCAAGGGCGAGCTATCGTTTGCCAGCATTTTCAGGGACCGGTTCCTCCGCCATCAATGCTGAAAGAGTATGAGCAATTGATTCCCGGGCTTGCAAATCGACTCGTTGAATTGACGGAAAAAGAGCAAGCTCATCGCCATAAAACAGTCGCTGATAGTATAAAGATCACAAAAAATGGTCAGAAAATGGCTTTCTGTATCGCGCTGATTATCATACTGGCAGCCGTCTTTTTTGGCGCGAGGGGACAAACAGGTCTTGCTGTAACACTCGTTTCAGTAGATCTTTTGGCATTAGTTTCCGTATTTATTGCTGGTAAACATTACTCTAACCAGGCATCAGATCAAGATTAG
- a CDS encoding phage integrase Arm DNA-binding domain-containing protein, whose product MSPRPRKNSTDVAGLYEKFDRRTGRVYYQYKNPVTGKFHGLGTDKGKAEKIASTANQRIAAAEAEYFMRKIDESPSATKRRGIRLKAWVDRYLKIQDTRLKNGDIAATTHKEKARMAAYLVSRLGNHPLKELEVRDFALILDEWLDKDMVSTARVNRGLWVDIYKEAQHAGEVPPGWNPPEATRKPIPKVTRARLTLEDWQKIYNATPEKHFIRNAMLLAIVTGQRRDDICHMRFSDVWNDHLHITQGKTGMRLALPLTLRCDAIGISLKEVINGCRDRILSPYLIHSRHQKQPKPMSKDNLSDYFAKARELAGIIPPAGKTPPTFHEQRSLSERLYRAQGIDTKTLLGHKVQATTDRYNDTRGQEWVKLVV is encoded by the coding sequence ATGTCACCGAGGCCACGAAAAAACAGCACTGACGTTGCCGGTCTTTACGAAAAGTTTGATCGCAGAACTGGCAGGGTTTACTACCAGTATAAAAACCCTGTGACTGGAAAATTTCACGGGCTCGGAACAGACAAAGGCAAGGCGGAAAAAATCGCTTCCACAGCCAATCAGCGAATAGCTGCAGCAGAAGCAGAATATTTCATGCGCAAAATTGACGAAAGTCCGTCAGCAACAAAACGTCGGGGTATCAGATTAAAAGCATGGGTTGATCGGTATCTGAAAATACAGGATACACGACTGAAAAATGGGGATATTGCAGCTACAACCCACAAAGAAAAAGCGCGAATGGCTGCATACCTGGTTTCCCGCCTGGGAAACCACCCATTGAAAGAACTGGAAGTAAGAGACTTTGCATTGATACTGGACGAGTGGCTGGATAAAGACATGGTGAGCACAGCGAGAGTAAATCGCGGATTATGGGTTGATATTTATAAAGAAGCACAGCATGCAGGGGAAGTCCCTCCCGGATGGAATCCTCCGGAGGCTACCCGTAAACCGATCCCTAAAGTAACCAGAGCCAGGCTCACTCTGGAAGACTGGCAAAAAATTTACAACGCAACACCTGAAAAACACTTTATCCGTAACGCAATGCTTCTTGCGATTGTTACTGGCCAGCGCCGTGATGACATATGCCACATGCGTTTTTCAGATGTGTGGAACGATCACCTGCATATTACCCAGGGAAAAACTGGAATGCGTCTGGCGTTACCGCTTACGCTACGCTGTGATGCCATTGGGATATCGCTAAAAGAAGTGATTAATGGATGCAGGGACAGAATATTGAGTCCATACCTGATTCATAGTCGGCACCAGAAACAACCAAAACCAATGAGTAAAGACAACCTGAGCGATTACTTTGCCAAAGCGCGGGAGCTGGCTGGAATAATTCCACCAGCAGGAAAAACACCGCCAACATTTCATGAACAACGCTCCCTGTCAGAACGGCTGTACCGCGCACAGGGTATCGATACAAAAACATTACTGGGACATAAAGTCCAAGCAACCACCGATCGCTATAACGATACTCGTGGTCAGGAATGGGTTAAATTGGTTGTTTGA
- a CDS encoding excisionase, whose product MSEQYLITLDEWKPKRFSLPITNTTLVKYGKLGYIVPRPQKIRGRWLIDRRAVFVGPGETGIAPEIHTGDDDALKEILTHVTEATKKQH is encoded by the coding sequence ATGAGCGAACAGTACCTGATAACGCTCGACGAGTGGAAACCTAAACGGTTCAGCCTCCCAATAACAAACACTACCCTGGTGAAATACGGAAAACTTGGATACATCGTACCAAGACCACAAAAAATTCGTGGACGTTGGCTGATAGATCGCCGGGCAGTATTTGTTGGACCTGGTGAAACGGGAATTGCGCCGGAAATTCATACTGGCGATGATGATGCACTGAAGGAGATTTTAACTCATGTCACCGAGGCCACGAAAAAACAGCACTGA